The proteins below are encoded in one region of Thermococcus peptonophilus:
- a CDS encoding deoxycytidylate deaminase, which produces MVMSKIEIKLDHEKAERIKKIRPTKDEYFMLIAKLVSLRATCPRLRVGAVAVKDGYILATGYNGAPRGMNHCIDVGCLIVDGHCHRAVHAEQNVIAMAARKGISLEGATLYVTHFPCDTCFKLLINAGIREIVYEEMYPNEATEILLREAQEKGIVKIRQFKLKKERVRLFLEELFGEDF; this is translated from the coding sequence ATGGTTATGTCAAAGATAGAGATAAAGCTCGATCATGAAAAGGCCGAGAGGATAAAGAAAATCAGACCGACCAAGGACGAGTACTTCATGCTGATAGCAAAGCTCGTCTCCCTCCGGGCAACCTGCCCACGGCTCAGAGTTGGAGCGGTAGCAGTGAAAGACGGCTACATCCTAGCAACGGGATACAACGGTGCACCTAGGGGTATGAATCACTGTATTGACGTGGGCTGTCTTATTGTGGATGGACACTGTCACAGGGCAGTCCACGCCGAGCAGAACGTCATAGCGATGGCGGCAAGGAAGGGCATAAGTCTTGAAGGGGCGACGCTTTACGTCACCCACTTCCCTTGCGACACCTGCTTCAAGCTCCTGATAAACGCGGGCATCCGTGAGATAGTCTATGAAGAAATGTATCCCAACGAGGCCACCGAGATACTCCTGAGGGAAGCGCAAGAAAAGGGAATAGTGAAGATCAGACAGTTCAAGCTCAAAAAGGAGAGGGTTAGGCTGTTCCTGGAGGAGCTGTTTGGAGAGGACTTTTAG
- a CDS encoding DUF2304 domain-containing protein, which produces MYAAQAIALLVLAYLLLRLYRDYSGGRLDWQSGISWAILILVFVVVAIFPIQVSQAVKDLLGLGRGLDALFVVSIGLLFFIVFDLYLKIDRTEREITELTRKVAIELEEINERLKALEEKVKVEERH; this is translated from the coding sequence ATGTACGCGGCTCAGGCCATAGCACTGTTAGTTCTCGCGTACCTCCTCCTTAGACTATACCGCGACTACTCCGGAGGGAGACTGGACTGGCAGAGCGGAATATCGTGGGCCATACTTATACTTGTGTTTGTCGTTGTTGCAATCTTCCCAATTCAGGTATCTCAAGCGGTAAAGGATCTGCTGGGTCTTGGAAGGGGGCTGGATGCTCTTTTTGTGGTGTCTATCGGTCTCTTGTTCTTTATCGTCTTTGACCTTTACCTGAAAATCGACAGGACTGAAAGGGAGATAACCGAATTAACGAGGAAAGTTGCCATAGAGCTCGAAGAAATCAACGAGCGGCTCAAGGCGCTGGAAGAAAAGGTTAAAGTTGAGGAAAGGCACTAA
- a CDS encoding HAD-IA family hydrolase, with product MDIRLVVFDLDGTLVGAPKAFSEVKEELRKRLREMGISEELIGDLTPMYETLIKISEKTGIPFDELHSIQVELETDRMKDAFLFKGVHESLEFLREKGIRMAVVTRSSRDAALFSLQKTGIADYFDIIVAREDVPPDQLKPNGGQIKRVLDALGILPEKTLVIGDHGYDVIAAKNAGALSLLVTSHEAGRMSFSVEAFPNFEISTMEDFIPLMERLLSSYVVVPAYNEEKTIGSVLTDLLRYFRREEIVVVNDGSKDRTEEIARSFGVHVLTHLVNRGLGGALGTGLAYAVRKGAKIVLTFDADGQHLISDALNVMKPVAEGKADFAVGSRLKGDTSQMPLVKKFGNLVLDFITALFARKYVSDSQSGLRCFSGECAAKIRITCDRYAVSSEIIIEAVKNGCRIVEVPIKAVYTEYSMRKGTNVLEGIKIALNLLFDKLR from the coding sequence ATGGACATCAGACTGGTGGTCTTCGACCTCGACGGCACGCTGGTCGGTGCCCCAAAGGCGTTCTCTGAAGTCAAGGAGGAGCTTAGAAAAAGACTCCGGGAGATGGGCATAAGCGAAGAGCTTATTGGAGACCTAACACCCATGTACGAGACCTTGATTAAAATCTCCGAGAAAACGGGCATTCCCTTTGACGAACTCCATTCGATACAGGTCGAGCTTGAGACCGACAGGATGAAAGACGCCTTCCTGTTCAAAGGAGTTCATGAGTCCCTCGAGTTCTTGAGAGAGAAGGGAATCAGGATGGCAGTTGTAACCAGGAGTTCAAGGGATGCCGCCCTCTTCTCCCTTCAGAAAACTGGCATTGCTGACTACTTTGACATCATTGTGGCGAGAGAAGATGTTCCCCCAGACCAGTTGAAGCCAAATGGGGGACAGATAAAGCGGGTTCTGGATGCCCTTGGAATCCTCCCCGAGAAGACTTTGGTTATAGGGGATCACGGCTACGATGTCATAGCTGCAAAGAACGCCGGTGCACTCAGTCTCTTGGTGACGTCCCATGAAGCCGGAAGGATGAGCTTCTCGGTCGAGGCATTCCCCAACTTCGAAATTTCCACTATGGAGGATTTCATTCCGTTAATGGAGCGGTTGCTGTCGAGCTACGTCGTTGTTCCTGCTTATAACGAGGAGAAGACAATAGGCTCGGTTCTGACCGACCTCCTGCGTTATTTTAGGCGTGAAGAAATAGTCGTTGTCAACGATGGTTCAAAGGACAGAACTGAAGAGATAGCGAGGTCTTTTGGTGTCCACGTTCTCACCCATCTCGTAAACAGAGGCCTCGGTGGGGCGCTCGGTACGGGGCTCGCTTACGCAGTAAGAAAGGGCGCTAAAATAGTTCTTACCTTCGACGCCGATGGCCAGCATCTGATAAGCGACGCACTGAATGTCATGAAGCCCGTTGCGGAGGGAAAAGCGGACTTTGCGGTCGGCTCCCGCCTTAAAGGAGACACCAGTCAGATGCCCCTTGTCAAAAAGTTTGGAAACTTAGTCCTCGATTTCATAACTGCGCTGTTTGCACGTAAGTACGTCAGCGACAGCCAGAGCGGGCTCAGGTGCTTCAGCGGTGAGTGTGCCGCAAAGATCAGGATTACCTGCGACAGGTATGCGGTTTCAAGTGAGATTATAATTGAAGCCGTTAAAAACGGTTGCAGAATTGTGGAGGTTCCGATAAAGGCTGTCTATACGGAGTATTCGATGAGAAAGGGGACAAACGTCCTTGAGGGTATTAAAATAGCCCTCAACCTGCTGTTTGATAAACTGAGGTGA
- a CDS encoding MraY family glycosyltransferase: MEAAAPLIALTLSAVLTPYLAGLMKRAGIVGKDIHKLTKPEVPEMGGLSLLISIGTVSSLIEPRIGLVFLLFGIVGIVDDLTALKQSHKVALSLIVASPVMFFDVPRYVDVFGFPLNLRVIYPLVALLYVVGSANLVNMLAGFNGLEVGTSAIALAFLGLLTEGTARELAFTGAAAALGFLWWNRYPAKIFPGDTGTLSLGALIGLVVVVGKVEAYGAILLIPHFLDFTIKAAGVRFGVRKHGRTEILPDGTLKAPPYPSFLGMIMRKVRVNEPKLVAIVWAIEFILGLLALALSRLL; the protein is encoded by the coding sequence ATGGAAGCGGCGGCTCCCCTTATAGCCTTAACTCTCTCGGCGGTACTAACCCCCTATCTCGCTGGACTCATGAAAAGGGCTGGAATAGTTGGAAAGGACATACACAAGTTGACCAAGCCCGAAGTCCCCGAAATGGGTGGGTTATCACTGCTCATCTCTATCGGAACTGTGTCATCTCTAATCGAACCAAGGATTGGTCTCGTTTTTCTCTTGTTTGGGATAGTGGGAATCGTTGACGACTTAACGGCCCTAAAGCAGTCCCACAAGGTTGCTCTGTCCTTGATAGTCGCTTCACCGGTGATGTTTTTTGACGTTCCCCGATATGTGGACGTATTCGGATTCCCCCTTAATCTCAGAGTTATCTACCCTCTGGTAGCCCTTCTGTATGTAGTGGGCTCGGCAAACCTAGTGAACATGCTGGCAGGTTTTAACGGACTGGAGGTCGGGACGAGCGCTATCGCGCTGGCTTTTCTGGGGCTACTCACAGAGGGAACAGCCAGAGAGCTGGCCTTTACCGGTGCAGCGGCAGCCCTAGGCTTTCTCTGGTGGAACAGATATCCAGCCAAGATATTTCCCGGCGATACTGGAACCCTGAGCCTTGGGGCACTTATTGGACTCGTTGTAGTTGTTGGGAAGGTTGAAGCCTACGGGGCAATTCTTCTAATACCCCACTTCCTGGACTTTACCATAAAGGCCGCTGGAGTCAGATTCGGGGTCAGAAAGCATGGAAGAACCGAGATCCTGCCCGACGGGACGCTAAAGGCACCACCTTATCCAAGCTTTCTGGGAATGATAATGAGAAAAGTACGCGTGAACGAACCGAAGCTGGTCGCAATAGTGTGGGCCATAGAGTTCATTCTTGGCCTTCTCGCCCTTGCTCTGAGTCGATTACTTTGA
- the cas6 gene encoding CRISPR-associated endoribonuclease Cas6: MRIEIKLRPAEVGTILPFNYNYEVFSQLLEKIYLVSPELGKEVESSGVDYFTFSRIMVRKRELIPEAGIRVLSDDVSLYVSSHSTDVIHAIAEGFLDDPLLKIKDAVFIADDVKVLKEPELKGPVLFSTLSPILVRTVKFVNGRMKVWDLYPDDEMFFDKLRKIMLMRYSSIYGEMPEDKEFKIDVLKFKPVRILVKDTYYRSSLMVFKYSGSPELARLGYEAGFGEKTRYGFGMVKVIDSEQGREGQE, from the coding sequence ATGAGGATTGAAATAAAGCTCAGGCCCGCTGAAGTGGGTACTATTCTCCCGTTTAACTACAATTATGAGGTCTTTTCTCAGTTACTGGAGAAGATTTATTTGGTCTCCCCAGAGCTCGGCAAAGAAGTCGAATCCAGCGGTGTTGATTACTTTACGTTCTCCAGGATAATGGTCAGGAAGAGGGAGCTTATTCCAGAGGCGGGCATTAGGGTTCTCTCCGATGACGTTTCTCTCTATGTGTCGTCCCATTCCACCGATGTTATTCATGCCATTGCTGAGGGCTTTCTCGATGATCCCCTCCTAAAGATTAAGGATGCTGTTTTTATCGCGGACGATGTTAAGGTCCTGAAGGAGCCTGAGCTTAAAGGCCCAGTTCTCTTCTCAACTCTCAGTCCAATCCTCGTGCGAACGGTTAAGTTTGTCAACGGCAGAATGAAAGTGTGGGACCTCTATCCAGATGATGAGATGTTCTTCGACAAGCTCCGGAAAATAATGCTCATGAGGTATTCGAGCATCTACGGTGAAATGCCAGAGGACAAGGAGTTTAAAATTGATGTTCTGAAGTTTAAGCCCGTGAGAATCCTCGTCAAGGATACCTATTATAGGAGTTCCCTCATGGTTTTCAAGTACTCGGGTTCACCGGAACTGGCGCGACTAGGCTATGAGGCTGGTTTTGGCGAGAAGACCCGCTACGGTTTTGGTATGGTCAAAGTAATCGACTCAGAGCAAGGGCGAGAAGGCCAAGAATGA
- a CDS encoding proteasome-activating nucleotidase, which translates to MSIENTDVHPEGYDDYVTFLKRRIRQLELQVRTLEADKERLERELSRLRMEMSRLRQPPAFAGNVIEVLDDERAIVQNYNGPRFVVRIAPWIERDKLKPGARVALDQRTMAIVELLPSEKDPSVLGFEVIERPKVTYNDIGGLEKQLQELREAIELPLKHPELFEQVGIEPPKGVLLYGPPGCGKTLMAKAVANHVNATFIRVVGSELVRKFIGEGARLVHELFELAKEKAPTIIFIDEIDAIGAKRMDETTGGEREVNRTLMQLLAEMDGFDPRGNVKVIAATNRPDILDPALLRPGRFDRLIEVPLPDYHGRLEILKVHTRKMNLRGVDLHVIAEITEGASGADLKAIATEAGMFAIRDRRTYVTQDDFLKAVEKVLGSEKRLAQQIAMHEVMYG; encoded by the coding sequence ATGAGTATTGAGAACACTGACGTTCACCCGGAGGGTTACGATGATTACGTCACTTTCCTCAAAAGGAGAATCAGGCAGCTGGAGTTACAGGTGAGAACACTTGAGGCAGACAAGGAGAGACTTGAGAGGGAGCTTTCAAGGCTGAGAATGGAGATGTCAAGACTCAGACAGCCGCCGGCCTTTGCAGGGAACGTCATAGAGGTGCTCGACGACGAGAGGGCTATCGTTCAGAACTACAACGGGCCGCGCTTCGTCGTCAGGATAGCACCGTGGATAGAGAGGGACAAGCTCAAGCCAGGAGCCAGGGTGGCGCTCGACCAGAGGACGATGGCGATAGTGGAGCTCCTGCCGAGCGAGAAAGACCCGAGCGTCCTCGGTTTCGAAGTCATTGAAAGGCCCAAGGTCACTTACAACGACATAGGCGGACTTGAGAAGCAGCTCCAGGAACTCAGGGAAGCAATAGAGCTCCCGCTCAAGCACCCGGAGCTGTTTGAACAGGTCGGCATCGAGCCGCCGAAAGGAGTTCTCCTCTACGGTCCGCCGGGCTGTGGAAAAACTCTGATGGCAAAGGCAGTTGCCAACCACGTCAACGCCACTTTCATCCGCGTCGTCGGTAGTGAACTGGTCAGGAAGTTCATCGGAGAGGGTGCCAGACTGGTCCACGAACTCTTTGAGCTTGCCAAGGAGAAGGCACCCACGATAATCTTCATAGACGAAATAGACGCCATAGGCGCAAAGAGAATGGACGAAACCACCGGCGGCGAGAGGGAAGTCAACAGGACTCTTATGCAGCTCCTCGCTGAGATGGACGGCTTCGACCCGAGGGGCAACGTGAAAGTCATAGCGGCAACTAACAGGCCGGACATACTTGATCCAGCTCTGCTCAGACCCGGAAGGTTCGATAGGCTAATAGAGGTTCCACTCCCGGACTATCACGGCAGGCTGGAAATACTCAAGGTCCACACGAGGAAGATGAACCTCAGGGGGGTTGACCTGCACGTTATAGCCGAGATAACCGAGGGAGCAAGTGGAGCCGACCTCAAGGCCATAGCTACCGAGGCAGGCATGTTCGCCATCAGGGACAGAAGGACGTACGTTACGCAGGACGACTTCCTCAAGGCCGTGGAGAAAGTCCTCGGCTCTGAGAAGAGACTGGCCCAGCAGATAGCGATGCACGAGGTAATGTACGGCTGA
- a CDS encoding MFS transporter — protein sequence MRKKLLLLLSLGWIFNYAHRMAIPPLIPIIKAELGIANAKAGLLMTALLLPYALIQVPAGYLGDRLGRKRLLVVSIIGYSLSSALIVFARQYWELLAVRALYGVFSGLYYAPATALISEVYRERKGSAMGIFMVGPPVGSGIAPLIVVPIALSLQWRYAFAVLSSMSLLVGVALTFAVKGEVSKPYNASLSIPMNVLPLSAANFLALAAFFGLLTFLVSFLVHSGVSLEIASGLFSLLSVVGVAGSFLGGMIYDRTGRRSVPLVFVLNALLTFLLAVTASPWIIIPLGLTFYSVGPIVTAYTSEKASPENLGSVMGFVNMVGFFGATVGPYLLGLLIDIFGYRHAFLSIPVMYLLAWVILWIESFLKRKKP from the coding sequence ATGCGGAAGAAACTCCTGTTGCTGCTCTCCCTCGGCTGGATATTCAACTACGCCCACAGGATGGCAATACCTCCCCTCATCCCCATTATAAAAGCTGAGCTGGGTATAGCCAACGCCAAGGCCGGCCTGCTGATGACTGCATTGCTACTTCCCTATGCACTCATCCAGGTACCCGCGGGCTATCTTGGAGACAGGCTCGGAAGGAAGCGCCTCTTAGTGGTGAGCATTATAGGGTACTCCCTCTCTTCTGCGCTCATAGTCTTCGCGCGCCAGTACTGGGAGCTTCTGGCGGTTAGGGCTCTCTATGGAGTTTTCTCGGGCCTTTACTATGCCCCAGCGACAGCCCTCATAAGCGAGGTCTACCGGGAGAGGAAGGGCTCAGCTATGGGCATCTTCATGGTCGGGCCGCCAGTAGGGAGTGGGATCGCTCCCCTGATAGTCGTACCCATAGCGCTCTCCCTCCAGTGGAGGTACGCCTTTGCGGTACTCTCTTCCATGAGCCTCCTTGTTGGAGTTGCCCTTACCTTCGCTGTCAAGGGAGAAGTCTCGAAGCCGTATAATGCCTCACTCTCGATTCCGATGAACGTTCTCCCCCTAAGCGCTGCGAATTTCCTTGCGCTCGCGGCATTCTTTGGCCTTCTAACGTTTCTGGTGTCATTCCTGGTACACTCGGGAGTCTCCCTCGAAATTGCCTCGGGTCTTTTCTCTTTACTCTCGGTTGTGGGGGTGGCCGGCTCTTTCCTCGGTGGCATGATCTACGATAGAACGGGAAGGAGAAGCGTCCCGCTGGTATTCGTGTTAAATGCACTGCTGACGTTCCTCCTTGCAGTAACAGCATCTCCCTGGATTATAATCCCCCTCGGGCTTACGTTCTACTCAGTGGGCCCAATAGTTACTGCTTACACCTCAGAGAAAGCAAGTCCAGAAAACCTGGGTTCAGTCATGGGCTTCGTTAATATGGTTGGGTTTTTCGGCGCGACGGTTGGGCCTTATCTCTTAGGCCTGCTTATAGATATCTTTGGCTACAGGCATGCTTTCTTATCTATTCCCGTAATGTATCTGCTCGCGTGGGTGATACTGTGGATTGAGAGCTTTCTGAAAAGGAAAAAACCTTGA
- a CDS encoding serine/threonine-protein kinase RIO2: MVSKLLALEAYPSLRDLDFRILRGVELNMRHHRWVPLEDIARFARVDVETASFRLGKLDDWGLVVRRSDIGYIGYQLTIHGYDALAIRALAKKGVIEAISTTQIGVGKDADVYVGVTPSGEKVAVKFNRIGGRTASRRAGYHSHVFQDKHHTSWLYVSRLIAKKEHEALVLLSPIARVPRPIAWNRHVVVMEFVEGTELAELRDTDLSREEAERILDRVLEEYLKIVHFGIVHSDMSEFNIVLTKDGDILIIDWAQYITTAHPESYELLKRDIIVLLNAFRRRWRVKKEFEKVWPEFESAWKVSRGEGNGN; this comes from the coding sequence ATGGTCAGCAAACTGCTCGCACTTGAGGCTTATCCATCACTCAGGGATCTGGACTTCAGGATACTGAGGGGAGTAGAGCTCAACATGCGTCACCACAGGTGGGTTCCCCTAGAGGACATAGCCCGCTTTGCCAGGGTGGACGTTGAGACAGCATCCTTCAGACTTGGAAAGCTCGACGACTGGGGGCTTGTTGTCAGGAGGAGCGACATCGGCTACATAGGCTACCAGCTCACGATACACGGCTATGACGCATTGGCAATCAGGGCTCTCGCCAAGAAGGGAGTTATAGAGGCTATAAGCACGACTCAGATAGGTGTTGGCAAGGACGCTGATGTTTACGTTGGAGTAACTCCGTCTGGAGAAAAGGTAGCGGTTAAGTTCAACAGGATAGGGGGGAGAACGGCCTCAAGAAGGGCCGGCTACCACAGTCACGTCTTCCAAGACAAGCACCACACCAGCTGGCTCTACGTTTCGAGGCTGATTGCCAAGAAGGAGCACGAGGCCCTTGTCCTGCTCAGCCCAATAGCGAGAGTTCCGCGACCGATAGCATGGAATCGGCACGTCGTCGTAATGGAGTTTGTGGAAGGAACAGAACTGGCTGAACTCAGGGACACTGATTTGAGCAGAGAGGAAGCAGAGAGGATACTCGATAGAGTCCTTGAAGAGTACCTCAAAATAGTGCACTTTGGCATAGTTCACTCGGACATGAGCGAGTTTAACATAGTCCTGACTAAAGACGGGGACATCCTGATAATAGACTGGGCGCAGTACATCACCACGGCCCATCCGGAGAGCTACGAACTGCTGAAGAGAGACATAATAGTCCTTTTGAATGCCTTCAGGAGAAGGTGGAGAGTAAAAAAGGAGTTTGAAAAGGTCTGGCCGGAGTTTGAATCAGCCTGGAAGGTAAGCAGGGGGGAGGGAAATGGTAATTAA
- a CDS encoding radical SAM protein yields the protein MPEMVRVSYGTAIVMGLIRAKLLARPTTAYLMTYWPGRCSNDCAFCVQARSSRADLEKLSRVVWPAFGLEDVLEGLKRGNFARICLQTIDYPGMVEDVFDLLGAFSDLNLPISVSITPVDSETLERFKELGVDYIGVGLDVASERLFKEIKPDLSWEEVWDFAGRVIRVFGNGSALIHVIVGMGETDRELVETFIRAREIGADVSIFAFTPVKRTRLEKLKPPSLERYRKIQLAKYLVSIGKEDAIVFDGDSIKGFALSEDEVKKIPSTVFMTHGCPGCNRPYYNERPGKEPYNYPFAPKREDLERVMSFIL from the coding sequence ATGCCTGAAATGGTGAGGGTCTCCTATGGAACCGCAATAGTTATGGGCCTAATCAGGGCGAAACTCCTTGCCAGACCAACTACTGCTTACCTCATGACCTACTGGCCGGGAAGATGCTCCAACGACTGCGCCTTCTGCGTCCAGGCCCGTTCAAGTCGGGCAGACCTTGAGAAGCTGTCGAGGGTTGTGTGGCCCGCTTTCGGGCTGGAGGATGTACTCGAAGGTTTGAAGAGGGGAAACTTTGCGAGAATCTGCCTCCAGACCATTGATTATCCAGGAATGGTTGAGGATGTTTTTGACCTCCTTGGGGCCTTCTCCGACCTTAATCTCCCGATTTCGGTCTCGATAACACCTGTTGATTCGGAGACACTTGAACGCTTCAAGGAGCTCGGCGTGGACTACATAGGTGTCGGCCTTGACGTTGCCAGCGAGAGGCTCTTTAAGGAGATAAAACCAGACCTGTCATGGGAGGAAGTGTGGGACTTTGCGGGCAGAGTGATCAGGGTCTTTGGCAACGGGAGTGCTTTAATTCATGTCATTGTTGGCATGGGAGAGACTGATAGAGAGCTTGTGGAAACTTTCATACGCGCGAGGGAAATCGGCGCTGATGTTTCCATATTCGCCTTCACACCGGTAAAGAGAACGCGCCTTGAGAAGCTGAAGCCCCCGAGCCTTGAACGCTACAGAAAGATCCAGCTTGCTAAATACCTCGTGAGCATCGGGAAAGAAGATGCCATAGTCTTCGATGGAGACTCCATCAAGGGCTTTGCACTCTCCGAGGACGAAGTTAAGAAAATCCCTTCGACGGTTTTCATGACCCATGGTTGTCCAGGCTGTAACAGGCCCTACTACAACGAGAGACCTGGAAAGGAACCCTACAACTACCCGTTCGCACCAAAAAGGGAAGACCTAGAGAGGGTCATGAGTTTCATCCTTTGA